ACTTTGCGGCAGGTGGTGTAGCAACACCAGCAGATGCAGCATTAATGATGCAACTTGGTGCTGATGGGGTATTTGTTGGATCTGGTATCTTCAAATCAGAAAACCCAGAGAAATTTGCACGTGCAATCGTTGAAGCAACGACTCATTATGAAGATTACGAACTAATTGCAAGCCTTTCTAAAGGATTAGGTAATGCAATGAAGGGTGTCGAAATTTCAACGTTATTACCAGAACAACGCATGCAAGAGCGTGGATGGTAATTAAAGGAGAACTTTAAAATGGTGAAAATCGGTGTACTAGGTCTTCAAGGTGCAGTTCGTGAGCATGTAAAATCAGTTGAAGCAAGTGGTGCAGAAGCTGTTGTTGTAAAGCGTATAGAGCAACTTGAAGAGATTGATGGTCTTATTTTACCGGGCGGTGAAAGTACAACAATGCGCCGTCTTATTGATAAGTATGCTTTCATGGAACCACTTCGTACATTTGCAAAGTCTGGTAAACCAATGTTTGGTACATGTGCAGGGATGATTCTTCTTGCGAAAACACTTATTGGCTATGAAGAAGCACATATTGGGGCTATGGATATTACAGTTGAGCGCAATGCGTTCGGACGCCAAAAGGATAGTTTTGAGGCTGCGCTTTCAATTGAAGGCGTGGGTGAAGACTTCGTTGGTGTATTTATCCGTGCGCCGTATGTTGTAGAAGTAGCTGATAATGTTGAAGTGCTTTCTAAACATGGTGACCGAATGGTAGCGGTAAGACAAAATCAGTTTTTAGCTGCTTCATTCCATCCGGAATTAACAGATGATCATCGTGTAACAGCATACTTTGTTGAAATGGTAAAAGAAGCGAAAATGAAAAAAGTTGTATAAGTAACTTGCAACTTGTATAAGATTATAGTAAATTGATGGTAACAATTTTATAAAATAAGCGTGTTGATAGGAAATAGTAACAAATGTCGTTTCTTATAGAGAGTCGATGGTTGGTGGAAATCGATAGAAACAGTTTGTGAATCCATCCTGGAATGGAATGTGGAATATCTTTTGGATTAGTAAGCATTCCCGGTGAAGAGCCGTTATTTCTACTTGAGAGGAAAGCGGTAATGCTTTCAACTAGGGTGGCAACGCGGGTTAACTCCCGTCCCTTTATATAGGGACGGGAGTTTTTTGTGTTTTATAAAATAAAAGGAGGAGTATACAATGCTTGATATTAAATTTTTACGTACAAACTTTGAAGAAGTAAAAGCGAAATTACAGCATAGAGGCGAAGATTTAACTGATTTTGGTCGTTTTGAAGAATTGGATACGAGAAGAAGAGAACTACTTGTTCAAACAGAGGAACTAAAAAGTAAACGTAACGAAGTATCTCAACAAATCTCTGTATTGAAGCGTGAAAAGAAAGATGCAGAAGCTCTAATTTTAGAAATGCGTGAAGTTGGAGAAAAAGTAAAGGATCTTGATAACGAACTTCGTACAGTTGAAGAAGACTTAGAAAGATTAATGTTATCTATTCCAAATATCCCTCATGAATCTGCTCCAGTTGGTGAAACAGAGGATGATAATGTAGTA
This DNA window, taken from Bacillus cereus ATCC 14579, encodes the following:
- the pdxT gene encoding pyridoxal 5'-phosphate synthase glutaminase subunit PdxT codes for the protein MVKIGVLGLQGAVREHVKSVEASGAEAVVVKRIEQLEEIDGLILPGGESTTMRRLIDKYAFMEPLRTFAKSGKPMFGTCAGMILLAKTLIGYEEAHIGAMDITVERNAFGRQKDSFEAALSIEGVGEDFVGVFIRAPYVVEVADNVEVLSKHGDRMVAVRQNQFLAASFHPELTDDHRVTAYFVEMVKEAKMKKVV